From Gordonia crocea, the proteins below share one genomic window:
- a CDS encoding metal-dependent transcriptional regulator has translation MPRGNERSELTSVAQDYLKVIWAAREWDDVKVTTSMIAEKLEISPSTASEGIRKLAEQGLLEHEKYGAITLTEAGRLAAIGMVRRHRLLETYLVSELGYGWDEVHDEAEVLEHAVSDRLMERIDAKLGYPRRDPHGDPIPSPDGDIASPDVCLLADLDDGESGVIARISDTDPAMLRYFDEVGIALDRRVRVAGKRPFAGTMTVAVDGGEPSVTLGDVATRAIFIVAG, from the coding sequence ATGCCACGCGGGAACGAACGGTCCGAACTGACCTCGGTCGCCCAGGACTACCTCAAGGTCATCTGGGCCGCCCGGGAGTGGGACGACGTCAAGGTGACCACCTCGATGATCGCCGAGAAACTGGAAATCTCCCCGTCGACCGCGTCGGAGGGGATCCGCAAGCTCGCCGAACAGGGGTTGCTCGAGCACGAGAAGTACGGCGCCATCACCCTCACCGAGGCCGGCCGACTGGCGGCGATCGGCATGGTGCGCCGCCACCGGCTGTTGGAGACCTACCTGGTCTCCGAACTGGGCTACGGGTGGGACGAGGTTCACGACGAGGCCGAAGTGCTCGAACACGCGGTGAGCGACCGGCTCATGGAGCGGATCGACGCCAAACTCGGCTACCCGCGGCGCGACCCGCACGGCGACCCGATCCCCTCCCCCGACGGCGATATCGCCAGCCCGGACGTCTGCCTGCTCGCCGACCTCGACGACGGCGAGTCCGGCGTCATCGCCCGCATCTCCGACACCGACCCGGCGATGCTGCGCTACTTCGACGAAGTCGGCATCGCCCTGGACCGCCGGGTGCGGGTGGCGGGCAAGCGGCCCTTCGCCGGCACCATGACGGTCGCCGTCGACGGCGGCGAACCCTCGGTCACCCTCGGCGACGTCGCCACCCGGGCGATCTTCATCGTCGCGGGCTGA
- a CDS encoding LLM class flavin-dependent oxidoreductase, giving the protein MKKIGFLSFGHWSAAPGSQVRTASDALLQSIDLAVAAEELGADGAYFRVHHFARQLASPFPLLSAIGAKTSTIEIGTGVIDMRYENPLYMAEDAGAADLIAGGRLQLGVSRGSPEQVIDGYKYFGYVPGDDESDADMARQHTDVFLKVLEGEGFARPNPQPMFPNPPGLLRLEPHSAGLRDRIWWGAGSRATAEWTAEQGMNLMSSTLLTEATGVPFHQLQAEQIQRYRDAWTEAGHEREPRVSVSRSIFALVNDTDRAYFGGRPDDDHVGIIDNIRSTFGRTYAAEPDVLVEQLRQDEAIAAADTLLLTVPNQLGVDYNAHVIESILTHVAPELGWR; this is encoded by the coding sequence ATGAAGAAGATTGGATTCTTGTCCTTCGGACACTGGTCGGCCGCCCCTGGCTCGCAGGTCCGCACCGCATCGGACGCACTGCTGCAGTCGATCGACTTGGCGGTGGCCGCCGAGGAGCTCGGCGCGGACGGCGCCTACTTCCGCGTCCACCACTTCGCCCGCCAACTCGCCTCGCCCTTCCCCCTGCTCTCGGCGATCGGCGCCAAGACGAGCACCATCGAAATCGGCACCGGCGTCATCGACATGCGCTACGAGAACCCCCTCTACATGGCCGAAGACGCGGGAGCGGCCGACCTCATCGCCGGGGGGCGCCTACAGTTGGGCGTCAGCCGAGGCTCCCCCGAGCAGGTCATCGACGGCTACAAGTACTTCGGCTACGTCCCGGGCGACGACGAGAGCGACGCCGATATGGCCCGCCAACACACCGACGTGTTCCTCAAAGTGCTCGAGGGCGAGGGATTCGCCCGGCCAAATCCGCAACCGATGTTCCCCAATCCCCCTGGTCTACTCCGACTCGAACCCCACTCCGCGGGGCTGCGCGATCGGATCTGGTGGGGTGCGGGCAGCCGCGCCACCGCAGAGTGGACCGCCGAGCAGGGCATGAACCTGATGAGTTCCACCCTGTTGACCGAGGCGACCGGCGTGCCCTTCCACCAATTGCAGGCCGAACAGATTCAGCGCTACCGCGACGCCTGGACCGAGGCCGGACACGAGCGCGAACCCCGGGTATCGGTGAGCCGCAGCATCTTCGCCCTGGTCAACGACACGGACCGCGCCTACTTCGGCGGCCGGCCCGACGACGACCACGTCGGCATCATCGACAACATCCGCTCGACCTTCGGTCGCACCTACGCCGCCGAACCCGACGTCCTCGTCGAACAGCTCCGCCAAGACGAGGCCATCGCCGCCGCCGACACCCTGCTCCTGACGGTGCCCAACCAACTCGGCGTCGACTACAACGCCCACGTCATCGAGTCGATTCTGACCCACGTCGCACCCGAGCTCGGCTGGCGCTGA
- the rpsO gene encoding 30S ribosomal protein S15, translating into MSLTADEKKTILAEYGLHETDTGSPEAQVALLTKRIQDLTEHLKEHKHDHHSRRGLLLLVGRRRRLLKYVAKVDVERYRSLIERLGLRR; encoded by the coding sequence ATGTCGCTGACCGCTGACGAGAAGAAGACCATTCTGGCCGAGTACGGCCTGCACGAGACCGACACCGGGTCGCCGGAGGCCCAGGTCGCGCTGTTGACCAAGCGCATCCAGGACCTCACCGAGCACCTGAAGGAGCACAAGCACGACCACCACAGCCGCCGCGGCCTGTTGCTGCTGGTCGGCCGTCGCCGTCGTCTGCTCAAGTACGTCGCCAAGGTCGACGTCGAGCGCTACCGCTCGCTGATCGAGCGCCTCGGCCTGCGCCGCTAG
- a CDS encoding bifunctional riboflavin kinase/FAD synthetase: MLRWRGLDDIPADWGRCVVTIGVFDGVHRGHAQLIKAATTAAAARGLPSVLMTFDPHPAEVVRPGTHPPQLTTLTRRAELAEQMGIDVFCVMPFTPALAARSPKDFAHSILVETLHAADVVVGDNFTFGHKAAGNVEKLRDFGERFGFEVQAVSLFGEHAVTFSSTYIRSCVAAGDVASAAEALGRPHRVEGVVVRGDGRGRELGFPTANVAPPMHAAIPADGVYACWFTVIGPGATLGQVEHGKRYEAAVSVGTNPTFSGRARTVEAFVLDTEADLYGQYVAVDFVDRIRPMTRFDSIDELVKAIAEDVDQTRVILAKQVG; the protein is encoded by the coding sequence GTGTTGCGATGGCGAGGTCTCGATGACATACCTGCCGACTGGGGGCGATGCGTCGTCACCATCGGCGTATTCGACGGTGTTCACCGGGGACATGCGCAGTTGATCAAAGCGGCGACGACGGCGGCCGCCGCTCGCGGCCTGCCCTCGGTCCTGATGACGTTCGACCCGCACCCGGCCGAGGTGGTGCGGCCGGGTACGCACCCGCCGCAGTTGACGACGCTGACGCGCCGGGCCGAACTCGCCGAGCAGATGGGGATCGACGTGTTCTGCGTGATGCCGTTCACGCCCGCGCTGGCCGCCCGGTCCCCGAAGGACTTCGCGCACAGCATTTTGGTCGAGACGCTGCACGCCGCCGACGTCGTCGTCGGGGACAACTTCACCTTCGGCCACAAGGCCGCGGGAAACGTGGAGAAGCTGCGCGACTTCGGGGAGCGTTTCGGGTTCGAAGTCCAGGCGGTGTCGTTGTTCGGCGAGCACGCGGTGACCTTCTCATCGACGTACATCCGCTCGTGTGTGGCCGCCGGCGACGTGGCTTCGGCCGCGGAGGCGCTCGGCCGCCCGCATCGCGTGGAGGGCGTGGTGGTGCGCGGCGACGGCCGAGGGCGGGAACTGGGCTTCCCGACGGCCAACGTCGCCCCGCCGATGCATGCGGCGATCCCCGCCGACGGGGTGTACGCGTGCTGGTTCACCGTGATCGGACCCGGCGCGACCCTGGGGCAGGTCGAGCACGGCAAACGCTACGAGGCCGCCGTCTCGGTGGGGACCAACCCCACCTTCTCCGGCCGGGCGCGCACCGTCGAGGCCTTCGTCCTCGACACCGAGGCCGACCTCTACGGCCAGTACGTCGCGGTCGACTTTGTCGACCGCATCCGTCCGATGACCCGGTTCGACTCGATCGACGAGTTGGTGAAGGCGATTGCCGAGGACGTCGACCAGACGCGGGTCATCCTCGCCAAGCAGGTGGGGTAG
- a CDS encoding DUF222 domain-containing protein, which produces MNDLDLPSLDSPGFDLPESPVELVALLGATVQRLGSAVWAAETEDDLLVAARGLESARRAQLGVDAQLFTEISDRSAYARDGFTHPILWLAKGLRLGRSEAKRRARRAEKIARLTGMTGETMAPKFPATAAAVAAGTISGAHVDEIADVMRRVPCVVPEDVVARVEEDLAAMATTLTPQELRKAGIALLNYLDPDGALSEERDRSRNRSLSIGAQDIRLMSKLTANLTPTVRAKFELILANWAAPGMNNPDDDPSLRLTGSAADLDTADEVVAERVAQARRRDHRSPEQRNHDALEAMCDFITSRGGLGMGKKIPGQFIVTASIADLKAGCGTALTSTGTLIPVGELVEVAARLDPSLVVFRDHTREVLYYGRARRSATFAQRCALFARDRGDSHPDSDTPFIYTQAHHLPDWAKGGQTDIDKLTATSGRNNRAVGDQPRQWETVYRTSGPHTGCVGWRLRDHPGPPGVLRVNGAHHPDDLARDTIRRIRGSRGKGSAHADPPTDTAASPIETRYCSRLGYTEL; this is translated from the coding sequence ATGAACGACCTTGACCTTCCGAGTCTTGATTCGCCGGGTTTTGATCTGCCCGAGTCGCCGGTGGAGTTGGTGGCGTTGCTGGGTGCGACGGTGCAGCGGTTGGGGTCGGCGGTGTGGGCCGCGGAGACCGAGGATGATTTGCTGGTCGCCGCCCGTGGTCTCGAGTCGGCTCGTCGTGCCCAGCTTGGGGTGGATGCGCAGTTGTTCACCGAGATCAGCGACCGCAGCGCGTATGCCCGGGATGGATTCACCCATCCGATTCTGTGGTTGGCCAAGGGGCTGCGGTTGGGGCGCAGCGAGGCCAAGCGGCGTGCCCGGCGGGCGGAGAAGATTGCCCGGCTGACCGGGATGACCGGTGAGACGATGGCGCCGAAGTTTCCGGCGACCGCGGCGGCGGTGGCCGCCGGAACGATCTCGGGTGCCCATGTCGACGAGATCGCCGACGTGATGCGCCGGGTGCCTTGTGTCGTGCCGGAAGACGTGGTCGCCCGTGTTGAGGAAGACCTGGCCGCGATGGCGACGACGCTGACCCCGCAAGAACTGCGCAAGGCGGGAATCGCCTTGTTGAACTATCTGGACCCCGACGGGGCGTTGTCGGAGGAACGGGATCGCAGTCGGAATCGGAGCCTGTCGATCGGGGCGCAGGACATCCGGTTGATGTCGAAGCTGACCGCGAACCTCACGCCGACGGTGCGGGCGAAGTTCGAGTTGATCCTGGCGAACTGGGCCGCGCCGGGAATGAACAATCCCGACGATGACCCCTCGCTGCGGCTGACCGGTTCGGCCGCCGACCTCGACACCGCCGATGAGGTGGTTGCCGAGCGGGTGGCGCAGGCGCGGCGGCGTGATCATCGCAGTCCCGAGCAGCGCAATCATGACGCCTTGGAGGCGATGTGTGATTTCATCACCAGCCGCGGTGGTTTGGGCATGGGGAAGAAGATTCCCGGACAGTTCATTGTGACTGCGAGCATCGCGGATTTGAAGGCCGGCTGCGGTACCGCCCTGACCTCGACGGGAACACTGATCCCGGTCGGCGAGCTGGTCGAGGTGGCCGCCCGGTTGGATCCGTCGCTGGTGGTGTTTCGCGATCACACCCGCGAGGTCCTCTACTACGGACGGGCGCGGCGGTCGGCGACATTCGCCCAGCGTTGCGCGTTGTTCGCCCGTGACCGAGGTGATTCCCATCCCGATTCGGATACCCCGTTCATCTATACGCAGGCCCACCATCTGCCCGATTGGGCCAAGGGCGGGCAAACCGACATCGACAAACTCACCGCAACCAGCGGCCGCAACAACCGGGCCGTCGGCGACCAGCCGCGCCAGTGGGAGACGGTCTACCGGACCAGCGGCCCCCACACCGGCTGCGTCGGCTGGCGGCTGCGTGACCATCCCGGCCCGCCGGGAGTGTTGCGCGTCAACGGCGCCCATCACCCCGACGATCTGGCCCGCGACACCATCCGCCGGATCCGCGGCAGCCGGGGCAAAGGGTCCGCCCACGCCGACCCGCCCACCGATACCGCTGCCTCGCCGATCGAAACCCGGTACTGCAGCCGCCTGGGCTACACCGAACTCTGA
- the pyk gene encoding pyruvate kinase, whose product MNRRTKIVCTMGPATASVERIQALIEAGMDVARLNFSHGTHDDHATMYGNVRDAAVASGKAVGVLADLQGPKIRLGKFGGDGKANWETGDTVRITVDDIVGEDKRVGTTYTQLARDARVGDRLLVDDGKVGLVVTDIEDTDVVCTVTEGGPVSNNKGLSVPGMNVSVPALSEKDIADLEFALGLGADLVALSFVRSPSDIELVHEVMDRVGRRVPVIAKLEKPEAVENLEAIVLAFDAIMVARGDLGVEVPLEEVPLVQKRAIQMARENAKPVIVATQMLDSMIENSRPTRAEASDVANAVLDGADAVMLSGETSVGKYAVQSVATMNRICQAVESGSRSVPPLDHLPRTRRGVISYAARDIGERLSAKALVAFTQSGDTVRRLARLHSPLPLLAFTPIPEIRNQLALSWGTESFIVDRIGNTDEMIDEVDRILLDSGRMTAGDTVVIVAGAPPGIVGSTNFIHVHRIGEQDH is encoded by the coding sequence GTGAACCGTCGAACAAAGATTGTCTGCACCATGGGTCCCGCCACCGCTTCCGTCGAGCGGATTCAGGCGTTGATCGAGGCCGGCATGGACGTGGCGCGGCTGAACTTCAGCCACGGCACCCATGACGACCACGCCACGATGTACGGCAACGTGCGCGACGCGGCGGTGGCCAGCGGCAAGGCGGTCGGCGTGCTGGCGGACTTGCAGGGACCCAAGATCCGGTTGGGCAAGTTCGGCGGCGACGGCAAGGCGAACTGGGAGACCGGCGACACCGTCCGGATCACCGTCGACGACATCGTCGGTGAGGACAAGCGCGTGGGAACGACCTACACCCAGCTCGCCCGGGATGCCCGGGTCGGCGACCGGCTCCTCGTCGACGACGGCAAGGTCGGCCTGGTGGTGACCGACATCGAGGACACCGACGTCGTGTGCACCGTCACCGAGGGTGGGCCGGTGAGCAACAACAAGGGCCTGTCGGTCCCCGGGATGAACGTCTCGGTCCCCGCGCTGTCGGAGAAGGACATCGCGGACTTGGAGTTTGCGTTGGGCCTCGGTGCCGACCTCGTCGCGCTCTCCTTCGTGCGCTCCCCGTCGGACATCGAGTTGGTCCACGAGGTGATGGACCGGGTGGGGCGCCGGGTCCCGGTGATCGCCAAGCTGGAAAAGCCCGAGGCGGTTGAGAATCTCGAGGCCATCGTCTTGGCCTTTGACGCCATCATGGTCGCCCGTGGCGACCTGGGCGTCGAGGTCCCGCTCGAAGAGGTTCCGCTGGTGCAGAAGCGCGCCATCCAGATGGCCCGGGAGAACGCCAAGCCGGTCATCGTCGCCACCCAGATGCTCGACTCGATGATCGAGAACTCCCGTCCGACGCGCGCCGAGGCCTCCGACGTCGCCAATGCCGTGCTCGACGGTGCCGACGCGGTGATGCTCTCCGGCGAGACGTCGGTCGGCAAGTACGCGGTCCAGTCGGTGGCGACGATGAACCGCATCTGTCAGGCGGTCGAGAGCGGTTCGCGTTCGGTGCCGCCGCTCGACCACTTGCCGCGCACCCGGCGCGGCGTCATCTCCTATGCGGCCCGCGACATCGGCGAGCGGTTGTCGGCGAAGGCGCTGGTCGCCTTCACCCAATCGGGCGACACCGTGCGACGACTGGCCCGGTTGCACTCGCCGCTGCCGCTCCTGGCGTTCACCCCGATCCCGGAGATCCGCAACCAGTTGGCCTTGAGCTGGGGCACCGAGTCCTTCATCGTCGACCGGATCGGCAACACCGACGAGATGATCGACGAGGTCGACCGAATCCTGCTGGACAGCGGGCGGATGACCGCGGGCGACACCGTCGTGATCGTCGCCGGGGCTCCTCCGGGGATCGTCGGGTCGACCAACTTCATCCACGTCCACCGCATCGGCGAGCAGGACCACTAG
- a CDS encoding tautomerase family protein, translated as MPSTTIDVRKRWSDDDVVAIIDAVHAALVAAFHIPENDKHVRLVEHLPHRLAYPPSLAQPDLMTLVTIDCFAGRSVDAKRILYREIVRRLSACGIPADHITITVRDVPMENWGIRGGQAGCDVNVGFDVNV; from the coding sequence ATGCCGTCAACAACAATCGACGTTCGCAAACGGTGGTCTGACGACGACGTGGTCGCCATCATCGACGCGGTTCACGCCGCGCTCGTGGCAGCCTTTCATATTCCCGAGAACGACAAGCACGTTCGATTGGTCGAACATCTCCCGCACCGTCTCGCGTATCCACCGTCGCTCGCCCAACCCGACTTGATGACGCTGGTCACGATTGACTGCTTCGCCGGCCGTTCGGTAGACGCGAAGCGGATCCTGTATCGGGAGATCGTCCGGCGCTTGTCGGCATGCGGCATCCCTGCCGACCACATCACCATCACCGTGCGCGATGTGCCGATGGAGAATTGGGGTATTCGCGGCGGTCAAGCCGGGTGCGATGTCAACGTCGGGTTCGACGTCAACGTGTAG